From Chloracidobacterium thermophilum B:
AAGCCCAGCAGCGCCAACGCTCCCGGCTCGAATCCGTGGGGCAGTTGTCGGCCGGGATTGCCCATAACTTCAACAATCTGCTCGCCATCATCCAGGGGTACGGCGAAATGATCCGCCGGGATGTCGCTCATTCCCCGCAACTTCTGCGCCGCCTGGAAAGCATCCTGCGCGCCGTCAGGCGCGGAAGCGAACTCGTTCAGGAACTCATGGTGTTTTCACGCCAGCGCGACGGGCAGCCCCAGATACTCGACGTATGCCGCGCCGCCCAGGAAGTGCTCGATATGGCCCGTCGCCTGCTTCCCGCCGAAATCGAGGTGGATGATCTGTCTCTGGCGTCGCTGACCGGCGAAAGTCTCCTGGCCCATCTCGACGCCAGCCGCTTCTCGCAGGCGCTGCTCAATCTCATCCTCAATGCGCGCGACGCCATGCCGACCGGTGGGCACCTGACCGTCACCGTCGGGCAGCAGACCGTCACCAACGCACTCACGCAGTTGACGGCGCGTGTCGTCTATGCCCACCCGCCGGAGCCGGGCGACTATGTGTTCGTGAAGGTGAGCGATACAGGTGTGGGGATGGATGCCGAGACCCAGCAGCGCATCTTCGAGCCGTTTTTCACGACGAAAGAGGTGGGTCGGGGCACCGGCCTGGGGCTGGCAACCGTCTATGGCTTTGTGGGTGAAAGCCGCGGCTTCATCACGGTGGATTCAGCTCCCCGGGAGGGCACGACCATCGGGCTGTTCTTTCCACTCGTGCAAGGCACGCCGGCGGCTGAAGAAGCTTCGGGTGAGGTGAAGCTGCTCTCGGCTCTGCTCCCCGCAGATGCCACGGCGCTGATCGTTGAGGATGAAGCCGAACTGGGTGCGTTCCTGTCCGAAACGCTCTCGGACATGGGCTTCAAAACGGTTCACCACGTGCAGGACGGCGCGGAAGCCATTCCACTGACCAAACGCCTGGGTTCACCGCTGGCGCTGGTTGTCACTGACCGGTCGCTGCCGCACGTGACAGGGCCACAGATCATAGCGGAGTTGGCAAACCGTGGCCTGTGTGAACGGTTCCTGCTCATCAGCGGGCTGCCGGGGCAGGAAGACCTGCCGGAACTGCCGCCCGGCGTACGGCTTGAGCGGCTTCAGAAGCCCTTTTCCGTGAAGCAGCTCTATCGGGCGGTGCAGGGGTTGTTCCGGCCGACAGGTGCGCCTTCCTAAACCACAAGCCGCAGACCGTCATAGGCCAGCCGGACACCCGGCGGCAGACGGGCGTCCAGTTCGGCGTGGCGGATGTCGTGCGCCATGTGCGTGAGGTAGGCGCGTTTGGGTTGCAGCCGGGCAATGTAGGCCAGCGCCGCATCGAGGTGCAGATGGGTGGGGTGCGGCTTGTAGCGTACGCAGTCGAGCACCAGCACTTCCAGCCCCAGCAGTTGTTCACAGGCGGCATCGGGAAGGGCGTTGCAGTCGGTGATGTAAGCGAAGTTTTCGAGGCGGAAGCCGAGCGTCGTCATGTCGCCGTGAGGCAGTGCCACTGGTGTGACATGCAGACCGCAGAGGGTGAAATTGCCGCCGATGATGTGAGGCACCAGCCGCGGACGGCTCGAAGGCCCAGCCGGGCCAAAGGCGTAGCTGAACATGCGGTACAGGTTGTGCCACGTTTCGGCGCTGGCAAAGCATGGGATAGCGCCCTGGCGGTAGTTGAGGGCGCGCAGGTCGTCCATCCCGAACACGTGGTCGGCATGGGCGTGGGTGATGAGGACGGCATCGAGCGACTTCAACCCGGCGCGCAGCGCCTGCTGGCGGAAATCAATCGAAGGGTCAATGAGTATCTGCGCTCCCTGATGGCGGACAAGTAGTGAGACGCGCAACCGGCGGTCGCGTGGATCGTCCGAGGTGCAGGTGGGGCAGTCGCAGCCAATCATCGGGATGCCGACGGACGTGCCAGTGCCAAGAAATTCGATTTCCATCGTTTTGCGGATACTTCAGTGTGTGCATCGGATGGGGGCGCGCCGGTCAACAATACTCTCCGGAAGGGACGGAAAAAACTGGTTGAAAAGAAACTGGCGGCCGGAAAACCGGCCGCCAGCGGTTTTTGGTGGGTCCGGCGTCGTTACTCGACAACCGGGCTTTGGGTGCGGGTCTGGCCGTCGCCGCCGGAGCGTACCGGGGCGGCCGGGCGCAGTCCGCCGCCGGGCGCGGGACTGATCCCCGGTCCGGCATCGCCGCCGTAGCCCCCACGCAGGATTGAGCCGCCGTAGTCAGGCGTCATGCCACCGCGCATCATCCCACCGCGCATGGGGAGGTCGTAGCCGGGCTTGCCGAAGCCGCCGTCATCGAAGGTGGGACGCGCCACCGGCGAGGGCAGTTCCCGGCGCGGCAGGGCCGGCAGGTAGTCATCATCCCCCAAGTTGGCTGCCGGTTGCAGTGACGGTGTAAGCGGTGGACGCGGTGTTGGCGTAAGCGGTGGACGCGGTGTTGGCGTAAGTGGGGGGCGCGGTGTTGGCGTAAGTGGTGGGCGCGGTGTTGGTGAGGATGTCTCCCCCAGAGAACCATCACCGGGTGCCGTTGGCTCGATAGGTGTCTCGCCCGGTGCGGCCGGCTTTCCAGCCAGCTGTCCGGCAACCGTACCGGGACCATTCATCGGCGCAGTGGGCGGCGCTGGATTGAAGAGTGTGGGGCGGTACATATCCCACGGCAGCCCCCAGTTCGTGCCGTAGGCAAAGCCGTAGGGTGAGTTCCAGTAACCGTAAAACGGAAAGAACGTGTAGCCACCCAGCCGGGCATCAAAGAGCCAGAGACCGAAGAAGGGCGCAAAACCGAAGCCATACGCGCCATTCTGCCGCCAGCCGTTGAACGCCGCCAGTACGTCCCGGTCGCGCAGGCGGGCGTTGGCATCCCGCAGGGTCTTGGCGCGGTTGCGGCTCCATTCATCGAAGGCATCACGGTCTTTTTTGTCGAGCTTGGCCGTTGTCACCGCCGTGGCATCGAGGGTGACAAGCTGCTTGTCCTTGACCGGCAGCGAGCGTCCGGCCTGCTCGACGGTAATCCGTCCCTTGGTCACGGCCACCATCGGTGCGCCTTCCCGTGGGACGGTCACGCGGTACAAACCGTTCCGCACGACATTCACCGTGCCATTCGGCGTGATGATACGCAGCAGAAGTTCCGTGCCATCGGTCCCGGTGACTTCAAACAAGGCACTCCCGGAGATGACTTCCACTGCCAGCGCGTCGAGGTTGGGGTTGGTCATGACGATTTCCCCGTCATAATCCAGGCGCAGGTAGGAGCCGGGATTGAGCAGGATTTCAGCCCGCCCATCAGAACTTGTGCGTAGCCGATCACCCGTCTTAAGACGGTCGCCGAGACTGACGCCGCGCCAGGTGTCCGGGGTTTTGGCCCGGCTGCTTGTGACCGTACCTTCGATGAAGTTGATCGTGCCGGCCTTAGCCGAAACGATGAACTGTTCCGGCAGGCTCACCGTGTTGGCGCCGCGGATGGGGACTTCCGTCGTTGGCGCCTGGGGGGTCGTTTGGGCGCTGACGGCGGTTGCGCTGAACGTCCAGGCACCAGCCAATAACGTCAGTGTGAGAATAGATCGCTGCATACCCAGAAACCTCCGTGGGGTGGATGGTTGCGTCTTCCGGAAACGATGGCGTTTTCCAGCGTAGGCGTTGTAAGCGATATTCCGACGCGGTTGCGGAACATTGGATGCGGTGTTACACACTGTGGCACAAGAAGCCGGACACATTCAAGCCGGGCCGGCCGGAATGGCTTCCGCCCGGCGCGCTGCTCTCTCTTCCCAGCTATCGGGCAAGCAGTCCGCCGTCCACGACGAGATTGATGCCTGTCACCCAGCCGGCCTCTCCGGAGGCCAGATACAGAGCGGCGTAGGCAACATCTTCCGGGCGGCCCAGGCGGCCCAGGGGATAGCCGGCTTCAAACTCGCGCCGGCGGGCAGCCGGGTCGGGCGCGTCATCAATAAGCTGCCGGTTGCCTTCGGTCGGGACGAAGCCGGGTGAGATGCAGTTGACGCGGATGCCGTCGCGCCCGTAGCGCACGGCGAGGGATTTCGTCAGCGTCACCAGCGCGCCTTTCGAGGCGGCAAAGGCCGGCGAGGCGCCCGCCCCGCCCTTGACGCCCAACAGGCCGGCAATGTTGATGATGCAGCCCTGCCGCTGCGCCTGGAAGTGCGGTATGGCGTGCCGGGCATAGAGAAAAGCGCCCCGGACGTTGACATCGAAGGTCATCTGCCAGTCGTCATCCGTGGTGGCTTCGAGGCTGACCCGGCGGTTGACGCCGGCGTTGTTGACGACCACATCCAGCCGCCCGTAGCGGTCGAGCGTTGCTTCCAGACTGCGCCTGACATCGGCTTCCTGGGTGACATCCGCCTGGATGTGAATCGCCTGCCCGCCCATCAGCGTCAGGTGGGCAACGGCTTCCTGCCCGGCCGACAGTCGCCGCGACACAATCGCCACGCGCGCGCCGACTTCGGCAAACAGTTCGGCGATGGCACGTCCGATGCCACTGGAACCGCCGGTGATGAGGGCTACCTTGCCGTCGAGCCGGAACATGGGCTACGGACGCGAACCGATCAGCCCGTCGAGGGGACTGCTGGCGCTGGCGTAGAGGCGGCGCGGCATCCGTCCGGCCAGATAGGCCATGCGCCCGGCTTCAATGGCGTGTTTCATGGCAGCAGCCATCAGCGGCGGATTCTGGGCCGTGGCAACGGCGGTATTCAGCAGTACGCCGTCCATGCCCATTTCCATGGCAATGGCCACGTCGGAAGCCGTACCGACGCCGGCATCCACGATAATCGGCACGTCGGTGATCATTTCGCGCAGGATGCGCAGCGTCGTGAAGTTCTGAATGCCGAGGCCCGAACCAATCGGGGCCGCCAACGGCATAATGGCGGCGGCGCCGGCGTCTATGAGTCGCCGTGCTGCCACGAGGTCATCGTTGAAGTAGGGCAGTACGATGAAGCCTTCCTTCGCCAGGACGCGGGTGGCTTCGATCAGTCCGGCATTGTCGGGAAAGAGGGTTTTTTCGTCCCCGATGACTTCCAGCTTGATCCACGGGGTGTCCAGGATTTCACGGGCAAGCCGGGCCGTGCGGATGGCTTCCTCGGCGGTGTAGCATGCGGCCGTGTTCGGCAGGATGAGCATGCGGTCGAGGTCGAGGTAGTCCATCAGCGAGCCGGCCGAACGGTCGGCCAGGTTGACGCGCCGGACAGCCACCGTGACAACTTCCGCCCCCGACGCGCGGTGTGCGGCGCGCATGGTCTCCAAATCAGGATACTTGCCGGTGCCGATCATGAGCCGTGAACGAAAGGTACGGCCGGCAATCACCAGGTTGTCTGTCATAGGGTTTGTTCCCAAGTGTGGGCAGGGTGGGGTACCAAAAGCTCCCGCGGGCGGGACGCCCGCGCTCCCAGGTAACGCGCTCCCAAGTAAGCGGGCAGGATGCCCGCACTCCCAAGTAAGAATGCCCGCGCTCCCGGGGTTATCCGCCTCCGACGAAGTGGACAATCTCAATCCGGTCGCCCTCTTCCACCGGAATGTCCGCCCACCTGGGCCGCGGTGCTAGTTCACCGTTGCGTTCAATGGCAATCCGCCGGGCATCCGTGAAACCAAGCCGGGCGACCAATTCGGCCAGGGTCGCCGGTTCCGAAAGCGTTTGATATTCTCCGTTGATGGTGACGGTCATGGGTGCAAAGAGCAGCAAAGAAAAACGGTTTCGGCGACACCAAACATTACGCCGAAACCGCTGTGGTTTTCAAACCGGTCACATCACCCAACCACCCAGGTGACGATGGCTTGGGCTATGACTGTGGCCCCGTCGGGTTGCCTTCCTCTTTCTTTTTGACTGGCGGCTTGCGCTTGGGAAGTCCCATTTTCTCGCGGGTTTCATTGTTGAGCGTGCCGGTCACTTTGAGACCGTTCTGCTCCTGATACTTGCGCAGCGCCTCGGTGGTTTCGGGGTTCTTGTAGCCGGTGATCTCGCCCTGGTACAGGCCAGCGTCCTTGAGCATCTGCTGGGCCTTGCCGTAATCAGTGTTGGGATTGTTGGCGCGGGGTTTTTTCTTCTTTGGCTTGGCGCTTTCTTCAGCCGCCGGGGCTTCCTGGGCCGCGGTGAAGGTCGGGCTGCCAAAGCCGGTCAGGATGAAGGCGGTCAACAGAGCCAGAAGCAGGGATTTGCGTAACATCGAAGAATCCTCCTTGGGGTGTAGAAATCCAGATGAAGTGTCCTGACAGTTGAAACCGTCAGGGGTTGAAAGGTTGATAGGCTGATTCAGGTGGCGGGTCCACACTCGGCAACGCCACGAGAATCATTCCGGTCTGCCGGCGCGTCACCGTCGCGCGCAGGCGGTAGCGAAAGCGCCGACAGCGGCGCGCCTGGCTTGGGAGCGGGTCGGCGTCGAGCGTAAAGCCCGCCGCATTGGCTTCAAAACGCAGGCTGTAGCCGTACCAGCCATCGCCAATGACCTCACTGGCGGCAACCCCGTCCAACCGACGCTCAAAACCATCCAGCAGACCCAGGTGGTCAATAAGCTGTTCCCATGTGCCGAACCGCCCGTGCATGGCATGGTGCGCCGTTTGGGCCGTGACCATCGTCTGGATGTTTTTGACCGCCCGCTGTTCAGCCACGACCACCACTACCCACCGGTAGGCCAGAACGGACAGCGCCAGCAGGATGCCAAGGATGGCCACAGCCACGAGCAGTTCAACGGCACTGGCCCCACGCGCCCGAACCCGGCCGCGGGCACCACCAAGTCCCGTGCAAAAAATACGGCGCTGCCCACGCTGCACCGGCACCCACCTGAAACCCTGGATGGAAATGTTTGTTGGGGCGCAATGGTAACGAAGGGGAAATACCGGAAACAAGCCTGAATCCTGCTGGTGAGAGGTACTTTCGGGCTGTGGCGCAGCCGCCGGTCTTTTCAGTCCCGCCCAACCAATGGGGGCAGCGGCGGAAGGAAGAAGATGAGGCGGCGCTGGCGCAGGTCGAAGGCAATACGGAAGGGGCGCAGGGCGTCACGCCCAAGGAGAAGGGGCGTTGCAGGGTCTGTGCCGTGCAGCAGGTCGGTTGGGATGCGTTCCAGGTACAATGGCTCCAGCCGGACACTCACCGGTGACACCCGCGTGACTTGGAGTGTGCGACCTGTGATGTCCCGCAGGCGGCGCGCGGCGACCGGAATCTCGGGCTGGATGCCAAAGGCCGCCGCTTTGGAAGCCGGAATAGCCAGCCCAAAACCCGAACCCGTGTCAATCAGGGCCGGTTCCCGGCCGTTGAGCGCCACGAAAGGACGCTTTCCGCCCGCTTCGGGCAACCAGCGCACGATCGTTCCTCCCAGGGTCCGCTGGGGTATTAGTGGGGCCAGCGTCCGGTTGGGAAAGTCAAGTTCGTAGCCAGTGTCTCCAAAAACTTCGGTTGGATCGAGAATGCCATCCACATCGGGCGGCAGCGTCTCCACAACGACCAGGCGCCCGACGCAGGGCAGCCGGTTGTTGCGCTGTCCAAGCGCCAGCGTTTGGGCCGTCACCAGACGGTGGATGTGCCCTGCACCCGCGCCGGTGCCTTGGAGACGCAACGTGCGGCCGGTTTCGCGTACGCCAGCGCGTGCCGCCGTACGGGGCGACAGCAGGGTAAGTCCGGCACCGGTGTCCAGCACAAACGTAAACGGCCCGGCGTCGTTGACCCAGGCCGTCACACACAGGCCGCGCCGGTCTTCCTGCCAGATGACCGGCGCGGGCCGATACGTGGTATTTCGTTTTGGTATGGCTGCCAGGGGCAGACTTGCCTGGGTCAGGATGACTAACCAGGCGCACCACAGAGGCTGTAAACGGATGAAGAACGTCAGCCGTGACATTCTTTACCTCCCGTTGGCTGGTTTTCATCCACGTCGTATCCTGCCCGTCCCCGGCCATGTATCAGTTGCGGGGACGAAGACCGTAGATGTACAGCGCTGTGCCGCCGCCCCCGGCCAGAGCCCCGGCGGCAGCGCCGCGCTTGCCCCCGGCTATCGCGCCCACTCCGGCACCGAGACCGGTACCGCCGGCAATCGTCACGACATCCCGCCCGTTGCGCTGCCACCAGGACGGCTGCCGCCGGGCCGCCGGGGCGTTGTCATAGTTGTAATAGGCGCGCTGGCTGTTGACCGGCGCACGCCCCGTCCGTCGGTTGCCATTCTGGCGTACCTGTCTGACCGGTGGGTTGTCCTCCACGGCCGTCGGGGCCGGTTGCGCTGGTGTCGCGGCTGGCGCTTCCTCTGGAACGAGGCGATAGGTCTGCCCCTGAATCTGCACCCTACCTTCGGCTGGCAGTAACGGCTGGGCAACCGGTGTCTGCACCGGGAGGACCAGCGGCGCGGATGCCGGCGCTGGTCCAGAAACGGGCGGAAAGCCGGAACGGGTCAACAGCGCACCCGCGCCGCCGCCTGCCAGAAACATAGCCAAAGCCCCGGCCGTGAGCTTGAGTGTATGGGGATGTTTCAGCCAATTGAAGTCCATGGAGAGTCCTCCGTCGTCGGTCAAAAGATGCTTGGGGCGTCAACCTCGACAACTGGAAGGACAAACACCGTGCCACGCCAGCACGTCAGACCGGAAGCAAGGCACCGGGAAGCTGTGAAAACCGGGCTGGAAAATACTTTGTTCCGTCGTTTTTCCGGTTTTTTCAGTCTTGCCCGTTTGTTGCCTGCCTTCAGCCTGTCCACAGCAGGGATTGCGGGGCCCGTGTCTGGCCGTGGTGAGGTACACGATTTCGTGTATGACACCGAGGCACGTACTCCAGTTGGTGCAGATGAACAAGGGCAGGGAAAGACTCCGGTCGGGGGACTTCACTTGGCAATGTCGCGGTGCCGGACGCGCACGGGAAAACGCAGCTTGCGGACTTCTTTCGCCAGTGCCTCGGCCATCATCACCGACCGGTGTTTGCCACCCGTGCAGCCAATGGCAATCGTGAGGTAACTGCGTCCGTCGCGCGCATAGCGCGGGACGACAAAGGCAAGCAGTTCCGCAAAGCGGTTGCGGGTTTCAACCACTTCTTCGTCAGCGAGCAGGAAATCGGTAACGGGCGCGTCCCTGCCGGTCAGGGGGCGCAGTTCGGGAACGTAGTGGGGGTTTTTGAGAAAGCGTACATCGAGCACCAGATCGGCTTCCGTCGGGATGCCGTGTTTGAAACCAAAGCTCAGCAGCAGGACGCGCATGCGGGCCGTCTGCCCGGCACCGAGGGCTTCTCCGAGCTGGCGGCGGAGGTCGTAAATGGTCAACCCGGAGGTGTCAATGATGCGGTCGGCGAGTTCGCGGACCGGCGCCAGCAGCGTCCGTTCGGCCTGGATGGCGGCGCGGAGTCCGCGCGTGTGGCGGTTCGCCGTATCCAGCGGATGCGGGCGGCGGGTTTCGCTGTAGCGGCGCATGAGCACGTCGTCAGTGGCTTCAAAAAACAGCAGCCGGACGTGGCTGACGAGTTCACGCAGCCGCGTGTAGGCCGCCGGAAAGGCGGCGACAAAAGCCGGTTCCCGCGCATCCACCACGACGGCCGCGCGGGACAGTCCGCCTTCCGAACGGCGGCACAGTTCGGCAAAGGTCGGCAGCAGCGCCACCGGCAGGTTGTCCACACCAAAGTAGCCCAGGTCTTCCAAGGCATTGAGCGCCGACTGTTTGCCGGAACCGCTTAGTCCGGTGATGACCACAAAGTTTGGCGGCGCAGGCGGGGGAGACTTGGGGCGACGCGGCATCACGAATCCAAAATGGCCGGCCGGGCGGGGAATCAGCGTGCTGGCCACATCCTGTGTCGTGCCAGCCACATTGGGCAAGGTGCCGCCAACAAAAACGTTCGGGATGCCTCTGAAAGGCATCCCGAACGGCGTGACTGGCAGTGTTACGTTGGGTTTCAGTTCAGTTGGCGTCCGTAGCGGACGATTTCCCGTCCCTTTTCGAGCTGTTCGCGGTCCCAGACCATGCCGGCCCGGTTGTAGCTGGCCAGCTCAAACTCCTGAGTCAGCTCGATGCAGTCGGTCGGGCAGGCTTCCACGCACAGGTCGCAGAACATGCAGCGCGACGTGTCATAGACATAGGTGGCGAGAACTTTCTTCTTCTTCGGCTTGCCGTCTTCCATGACCACGCGGTTGACAGCGCCGACATTGATGCAGTTTTCCGGGCAGGCCAGGGCGCACAGGTTACACGCAATGCACAGCGTGTCGCCGGTGGCCGGGTCGAGGTTCAGACGTGGCGCGCCACGAAACCGCTCGCTGACCTTGGGACGCTCTTCCGGGTAAAACTCCGTGTAAGCGCCGCGCAGCGGGTCACCGCCGGTGCCACGGGGTTCGGTCAGTACCTTTTTGGTGTACTTGAAGGTAAGCGCAAAGCCCTTGAGCAAATCCAGCATGAAGAAACGCTCCAGGGTCTGCTTCCAGTTGCGTCTGGCGGGCGCGGTTGTCGTCATAAGTGTTTTTTCCTCGTGGGAGTTGCAAGTGCCGGGCCGGCGTGGAGGTTGAACCGCGTGAAAGCGTGGTATAGCCTTCCGGGGCTACTGGCGAAGCCGTCAACCACGATTTGTGCCAAGTGGTGGTGACGTTTGCCGGCGTCATTGAAAGCGTTTGAGGACTTTCAAACTGTTTGCAGGCACACATTTCAAGGGAGGTATCCGGTAATGCATGGATGGCTAAGAACGGTCGTGGCCGGGTTGCTTGTGGGGACGCCGCTGCTGGTCGGCAGCGTTTCAACCCCGGCAGCCGCGGCCAAAGCAGCCGCGGTCAAAATTGACCGCAAGGTACGCGAACGGCTCGACCGTTCAGCAGAGATACTGACCGAAATCATGCGCGCGCCTGACCAGGGCCTGTCGCCGGATTTTCTGCGCCAGTGTGAAGGGTTGGTGTTCATTCCGGGCGTCAAAAAAGGCGCCCTCATCGTGGGTGGACAGTTTGGCCGGGGCGTCATGGTCGTGCGCCAACCCGACCGGCAGTGGGGGCCGCCCGGCTTTGTCACGCTGGGAGGCGGCAGCTTTGGCCTCCAAATCGGCGGGCAGAGCACCGATGTCATTTTGCTGGTGATGAACCGCCGCGGGATTGAAAAACTGGCTTCCAACAAGTTCAAACTCGGCGCGGATGCCTCGGTGGCGGCCGGCCCTGTG
This genomic window contains:
- a CDS encoding PAS domain S-box protein, which translates into the protein MSNLPPTSSEFAYETAYAEALEAALAGQPALPSFFESWEADAWPPAADLIRLHTRLLQGRDDVAQERAASFLAEVLAQYDARYAALREDFASLERLTSVGTWKYDVQRQYLSWSDRALAELEMSREETVTDINLGIAHFVHPDDRERVAAAYARTVAEGAELFQEFRLLHPTQGVRHRQCRGEARRDAAGQVTQVFMVSRDVTEDVAYREHIRLLEAVLDNIHDAVLVTEAEPIDPPGPRILYVNRAFEQMTGYTALEAIGQTPRMLQGPETSAEARARIRQALQNWQPITIELINYRKDGHPFWSELAIVPIADETGYYTHWVAVQRDVTERRRIEAQQRQRSRLESVGQLSAGIAHNFNNLLAIIQGYGEMIRRDVAHSPQLLRRLESILRAVRRGSELVQELMVFSRQRDGQPQILDVCRAAQEVLDMARRLLPAEIEVDDLSLASLTGESLLAHLDASRFSQALLNLILNARDAMPTGGHLTVTVGQQTVTNALTQLTARVVYAHPPEPGDYVFVKVSDTGVGMDAETQQRIFEPFFTTKEVGRGTGLGLATVYGFVGESRGFITVDSAPREGTTIGLFFPLVQGTPAAEEASGEVKLLSALLPADATALIVEDEAELGAFLSETLSDMGFKTVHHVQDGAEAIPLTKRLGSPLALVVTDRSLPHVTGPQIIAELANRGLCERFLLISGLPGQEDLPELPPGVRLERLQKPFSVKQLYRAVQGLFRPTGAPS
- a CDS encoding MBL fold metallo-hydrolase — its product is MEIEFLGTGTSVGIPMIGCDCPTCTSDDPRDRRLRVSLLVRHQGAQILIDPSIDFRQQALRAGLKSLDAVLITHAHADHVFGMDDLRALNYRQGAIPCFASAETWHNLYRMFSYAFGPAGPSSRPRLVPHIIGGNFTLCGLHVTPVALPHGDMTTLGFRLENFAYITDCNALPDAACEQLLGLEVLVLDCVRYKPHPTHLHLDAALAYIARLQPKRAYLTHMAHDIRHAELDARLPPGVRLAYDGLRLVV
- a CDS encoding FecR domain-containing protein; protein product: MQRSILTLTLLAGAWTFSATAVSAQTTPQAPTTEVPIRGANTVSLPEQFIVSAKAGTINFIEGTVTSSRAKTPDTWRGVSLGDRLKTGDRLRTSSDGRAEILLNPGSYLRLDYDGEIVMTNPNLDALAVEVISGSALFEVTGTDGTELLLRIITPNGTVNVVRNGLYRVTVPREGAPMVAVTKGRITVEQAGRSLPVKDKQLVTLDATAVTTAKLDKKDRDAFDEWSRNRAKTLRDANARLRDRDVLAAFNGWRQNGAYGFGFAPFFGLWLFDARLGGYTFFPFYGYWNSPYGFAYGTNWGLPWDMYRPTLFNPAPPTAPMNGPGTVAGQLAGKPAAPGETPIEPTAPGDGSLGETSSPTPRPPLTPTPRPPLTPTPRPPLTPTPRPPLTPSLQPAANLGDDDYLPALPRRELPSPVARPTFDDGGFGKPGYDLPMRGGMMRGGMTPDYGGSILRGGYGGDAGPGISPAPGGGLRPAAPVRSGGDGQTRTQSPVVE
- a CDS encoding SDR family NAD(P)-dependent oxidoreductase, which gives rise to MFRLDGKVALITGGSSGIGRAIAELFAEVGARVAIVSRRLSAGQEAVAHLTLMGGQAIHIQADVTQEADVRRSLEATLDRYGRLDVVVNNAGVNRRVSLEATTDDDWQMTFDVNVRGAFLYARHAIPHFQAQRQGCIINIAGLLGVKGGAGASPAFAASKGALVTLTKSLAVRYGRDGIRVNCISPGFVPTEGNRQLIDDAPDPAARRREFEAGYPLGRLGRPEDVAYAALYLASGEAGWVTGINLVVDGGLLAR
- a CDS encoding thiazole synthase, with the translated sequence MTDNLVIAGRTFRSRLMIGTGKYPDLETMRAAHRASGAEVVTVAVRRVNLADRSAGSLMDYLDLDRMLILPNTAACYTAEEAIRTARLAREILDTPWIKLEVIGDEKTLFPDNAGLIEATRVLAKEGFIVLPYFNDDLVAARRLIDAGAAAIMPLAAPIGSGLGIQNFTTLRILREMITDVPIIVDAGVGTASDVAIAMEMGMDGVLLNTAVATAQNPPLMAAAMKHAIEAGRMAYLAGRMPRRLYASASSPLDGLIGSRP
- the thiS gene encoding sulfur carrier protein ThiS is translated as MTVTINGEYQTLSEPATLAELVARLGFTDARRIAIERNGELAPRPRWADIPVEEGDRIEIVHFVGGG
- a CDS encoding peptidoglycan-binding domain-containing protein, translated to MLRKSLLLALLTAFILTGFGSPTFTAAQEAPAAEESAKPKKKKPRANNPNTDYGKAQQMLKDAGLYQGEITGYKNPETTEALRKYQEQNGLKVTGTLNNETREKMGLPKRKPPVKKKEEGNPTGPQS
- a CDS encoding type IV pilin protein gives rise to the protein MPVQRGQRRIFCTGLGGARGRVRARGASAVELLVAVAILGILLALSVLAYRWVVVVVAEQRAVKNIQTMVTAQTAHHAMHGRFGTWEQLIDHLGLLDGFERRLDGVAASEVIGDGWYGYSLRFEANAAGFTLDADPLPSQARRCRRFRYRLRATVTRRQTGMILVALPSVDPPPESAYQPFNP
- a CDS encoding retropepsin-like aspartic protease yields the protein MSRLTFFIRLQPLWCAWLVILTQASLPLAAIPKRNTTYRPAPVIWQEDRRGLCVTAWVNDAGPFTFVLDTGAGLTLLSPRTAARAGVRETGRTLRLQGTGAGAGHIHRLVTAQTLALGQRNNRLPCVGRLVVVETLPPDVDGILDPTEVFGDTGYELDFPNRTLAPLIPQRTLGGTIVRWLPEAGGKRPFVALNGREPALIDTGSGFGLAIPASKAAAFGIQPEIPVAARRLRDITGRTLQVTRVSPVSVRLEPLYLERIPTDLLHGTDPATPLLLGRDALRPFRIAFDLRQRRLIFFLPPLPPLVGRD
- the rapZ gene encoding RNase adapter RapZ → MPFRGIPNVFVGGTLPNVAGTTQDVASTLIPRPAGHFGFVMPRRPKSPPPAPPNFVVITGLSGSGKQSALNALEDLGYFGVDNLPVALLPTFAELCRRSEGGLSRAAVVVDAREPAFVAAFPAAYTRLRELVSHVRLLFFEATDDVLMRRYSETRRPHPLDTANRHTRGLRAAIQAERTLLAPVRELADRIIDTSGLTIYDLRRQLGEALGAGQTARMRVLLLSFGFKHGIPTEADLVLDVRFLKNPHYVPELRPLTGRDAPVTDFLLADEEVVETRNRFAELLAFVVPRYARDGRSYLTIAIGCTGGKHRSVMMAEALAKEVRKLRFPVRVRHRDIAK
- a CDS encoding NuoI/complex I 23 kDa subunit family protein → MTTTAPARRNWKQTLERFFMLDLLKGFALTFKYTKKVLTEPRGTGGDPLRGAYTEFYPEERPKVSERFRGAPRLNLDPATGDTLCIACNLCALACPENCINVGAVNRVVMEDGKPKKKKVLATYVYDTSRCMFCDLCVEACPTDCIELTQEFELASYNRAGMVWDREQLEKGREIVRYGRQLN
- a CDS encoding lipid-binding SYLF domain-containing protein yields the protein MHGWLRTVVAGLLVGTPLLVGSVSTPAAAAKAAAVKIDRKVRERLDRSAEILTEIMRAPDQGLSPDFLRQCEGLVFIPGVKKGALIVGGQFGRGVMVVRQPDRQWGPPGFVTLGGGSFGLQIGGQSTDVILLVMNRRGIEKLASNKFKLGADASVAAGPVGRDLKAGTDIQMQAEILSYSRSQGVFAGLSLEGATLQVDDEANKAIYGRTVASREVVEGTLPRPKEAARLYAALRRYAG